In Dehalococcoidia bacterium, one DNA window encodes the following:
- a CDS encoding SDR family NAD(P)-dependent oxidoreductase, with amino-acid sequence MGKLDGKVAVVTGASRGIGKAIADLFAAEGGRVICAARTIREGDHPLEGSLESTVSGIKAAGGEASAVACNVSDEADCQKLLETARQTYGPVDILVNNAALTYFIPVVDFPPNRWLRSFAVNFHGPFFLSHYVLPEMIERKSGAIVNISSGAAIGPGRGPYDGAAGTGGTLYGAEKAALERFTQGLAQEVWPHNISVTCVSPSQVVPTPGTVFHHLVEGMNDPRGEPVEYMAKATLLLATEPKEKVSGRVTYSQPILKEFGWISEAKGLGVDRQGSGYSLI; translated from the coding sequence ATGGGCAAACTGGACGGGAAGGTCGCGGTGGTCACGGGCGCGAGCCGCGGCATCGGCAAGGCGATCGCCGACCTGTTCGCGGCCGAGGGCGGCAGGGTGATTTGCGCGGCGCGCACGATCCGCGAGGGCGACCATCCCCTCGAAGGCTCGCTGGAGAGTACGGTCAGCGGCATCAAGGCCGCCGGCGGCGAGGCCAGCGCCGTCGCCTGCAACGTCTCCGACGAGGCGGACTGCCAGAAGCTGCTGGAGACGGCGCGGCAGACCTACGGCCCCGTCGATATCCTCGTCAACAACGCGGCGCTCACCTACTTCATCCCCGTCGTGGACTTCCCGCCGAACCGCTGGCTGCGCTCCTTTGCGGTGAATTTCCACGGCCCCTTCTTCCTCTCGCACTACGTGTTGCCGGAGATGATTGAGCGCAAGAGCGGCGCGATCGTGAACATCTCCTCCGGCGCGGCGATCGGTCCCGGCCGCGGGCCGTACGACGGCGCGGCGGGCACCGGCGGCACGCTCTACGGCGCGGAGAAGGCGGCGCTGGAGCGCTTCACGCAGGGGCTGGCGCAGGAGGTCTGGCCGCACAACATCAGCGTCACCTGTGTTTCGCCTTCGCAGGTGGTGCCGACGCCGGGCACCGTCTTTCATCACCTGGTGGAGGGCATGAACGACCCACGCGGCGAGCCGGTGGAGTACATGGCGAAGGCGACGCTGCTGCTGGCAACGGAGCCGAAGGAGAAGGTCTCCGGCCGAGTCACCTACAGCCAGCCGATCCTCAAGGAGTTCGGCTGGATCAGCGAGGCGAAGGGCCTGGGCGTG